A stretch of Ipomoea triloba cultivar NCNSP0323 chromosome 11, ASM357664v1 DNA encodes these proteins:
- the LOC115995545 gene encoding probable inactive nicotinamidase At3g16190 isoform X1, giving the protein MASGKWRNTALLVIDMQNDFILPGGPMHVGGAQAIVPNVIKAVEVARNRGIPIIWVVREHDPSGRDAELFRRHLYSPGKPKPTSKGSVGAELVDGLVIEEGDYKLVKTRFSAFFNTNLHSYLQSNGITSLVITGVQTPNCIRQTVFDAVAWNYQPVTIIVDATAAATPEIHTSNIFDMKNIGVITAMLEEWCESGH; this is encoded by the exons ATGGCCTCCGGGAAATGGCGGAACACTGCTCTTCTGGTTATAGATATGCAG AATGATTTCATATTACCAGGTGGCCCTATGCACGTTGGGGGTGCCCAAGCTATCGTCCCCAACGTTATTAAGGCCGTTGAGGTTGCAAGAAACCGTGGCATCCCCATTATTTGG GTCGTCCGTGAGCATGATCCATCAGGAAGAGACGCTGAGTTGTTTCGGAGGCATTTGTATTCCCCTGGGAAGCCAAAACCGACTTCTAAGGGGAGTGTGGGTGCTGAACTAGTTGATGGGCTTGTTATCGAGGAAGGGGATTACAAATTAGTGAAGACGCGATTCAGTGCTTTCTTTAACACAAACCTGCATTCATATCTTCAAAGCAATGGGATTACCAGCTTAGTCATCACTG GTGTCCAAACGCCAAATTGCATTAGGCAGACGGTATTTGATGCAGTTGCATGGAACTATCAGCCCGTGACTATTATTGTTGATGCAACGGCTGCTGCAACACCAGAAATTCACActt CCAACATATTTGACATGAAAAATATTGGAGTGATAACGGCCATGCTTGAGGAATGGTGCGAATCTGGACACTAA
- the LOC115997278 gene encoding transcription factor bHLH68-like isoform X1 — MMGGNPTDWWSMMMMMDGTTAMHSQSSSSSSSSSQNLYGSSSNSLPDNHNSTQDFPRSWSQLLLGGLGGESEKFGMMTSPSPLQHKKMENWEDLQTLQNNNNNPSSSSSSLLRPPFAADNIKQEFPLQINLGRHHQHHHMAAASSLSTHSNNVFNIPSSGTKVGDLDSCKNQHHYYSSECNSTSSGGPSKKPRVHHSSSQPSLKLQVRKEKLGDRITALHQIVSPFGKTDTASVLSEAIGYIRFLHSQIQALSTPYMGNNPSAGSMARHSHQQSNPWLNGGGNKDLRSKGLCLVPVSCIQHVGSDDGGAAGYWAPAHGGGGF; from the exons ATGATGGGTGGAAACCCTACTGACTGGTGGagcatgatgatgatgatggatgGAACAACCGCCATGCATTCAcaatcttcctcttcttcttcctcctcttcccaGAACTTATATGGATCTTCTTCCAATTCTTTGCCAGATAATCATAATTCCACCCAAGATTTCCCTCGCTCCTGGAGCCAACTCCTCCT CGGTGGATTGGGTGGTGAAAGTGAAAAGTTTGGCATGATGACTAGTCCTAGTCCCCTTCAACACAAGAAGATGGAGAACTGGGAAGACTTGCAGACTCTAcagaacaacaacaataacccatcatcatcttcttcttccttattAAGGCCCCCTTTTGCAGCAGATAATATAAAGCAAGAGTTTCCCCTGCAGATTAACCTAGGACGACATCATCAACATCATCACATGGCGGCGGCTTCTAGTTTGAGTACTCACAGCAACAACGTTTTCAACATCCCCAGCAGTGGTACTAAGGTGGGAGACTTAGACTCCTGCAAGAATCAGCATCATTATTATTCATCTGAG TGTAATAGCACAAGTAGTGGTGGACCATCTAAGAAGCCTAGGGTTCATCACTCTTCTTCCCAGCCTTCTCTAAag CTACAGGTAAGAAAAGAGAAGCTAGGTGATAGAATTACAGCTCTTCACCAAATTGTTTCCCCTTTTGGAAAG ACTGACACTGCCTCCGTCTTGTCAGAAGCCATTGGCTACATCAGATTCCTTCACTCTCAAATTCAG GCATTAAGCACCCCATACATGGGCAATAATCCATCTGCAGGAAGCATGGCTCGTCACAGTCACCAGCAATCA AATCCATGGCTAAATGGAGGTGGCAATAAGGATTTAAGGAGTAAAGGGTTATGCTTGGTGCCTGTTTCTTGCATTCAACATGTCGGAAGCGACGACGGTGGAGCCGCCGGGTACTGGGCTCCGGCTCACGGCGGTGGAGGTTTTtga
- the LOC115997392 gene encoding malonate--CoA ligase, with protein sequence MISSFMSRFNHFLTLKPPTSLPHHYTIITSFHTRLFSCKGRTFISNHSRLLSSAPHISTFMELVKEIASWSPESQQNIVIKDDQKCCSYLQLISYAGRIHDQLTNLHQKNGDSIQQKDLGGARIGIVAKPCAEFVAGILGTWLCGGVAVPLALSYPETELLHVMNDSDISMILSTEDHREIMTSVAAKTGAQLSFLPTIPISSTDHTQLHNESNGGKRVLQFEFSQNVQGEDPALILYTSGTTGRPKGVVHTHTTVLAQVQMLTNAWEYTSNDYFLHCLPLHHVHGLFNALFAPIYAGSKVEFMPKFRVRGIWQRWRESYPIDGSKSDDAITVFTGVPTMYTRLIQGYEAMDTELQTASASAARHLRLMMCGSSALPLPVMQQWETITGHRLLERYGMTEFVMAISNPLRGQRKGGTVGKPFAVVQAKLLSEDVNSDDKTGVGELCIKSPSLFKGYWKLPEVTKESFTDDGFFKTGDAARIDEDGYYIILGRTNADIMKVGGYKLSALEIEAVLLEHPVISECCVLGLPDKDYGEVVCAIVVLDADLKQKREAESKPALTLQELCDWAKEKLAPYKIPSRFYVWDSLPRNAMGKVNKKELKRNFSDGDN encoded by the exons ATGATAAGCTCATTTATGTCCCGCTTCAATCACTTTCTCACTCTCAAACCACCCACGTCTCTTCCTCACCATTATACCATTATTACTTCATTTCATACTCGTTTATTTTCTTGCAAAGGCCGCACCTTTATCTCCAACCACTCTCGCCTCCTCTCTTCTG CTCCACATATTAGTACATTTATGGAGCTTGTTAAAGAAATAGCTAGCTGGTCGCCTGAATCTCAGCAGAATATTGTCATTAAAGATGATCAGAAGTGCTGCAGTTACCTTCAACTAATCTCATATGCTGGAAGGATACATGATCAGTTAACCAATCTTCACCAGAAAAAT GGAGATAGTATACAACAGAAAGATCTTGGTGGAGCAAGAATTGGAATTGTGGCTAAACCCTGTGCTGAGTTTGTTGCTGGAATACTGGGGACTTGGCTTTGCGGAGGTGTAGCTGTCCCTCTTGCTTTAAGCTACCCAGAAACCGAGCTCCTACATGTGATGAATGATTCG GACATCTCTATGATTTTGAGTACCGAAGATCATAGGGAAATTATGACCAGTGTTGCAGCTAAGACTGGTGCTCAATTGTCTTTCCTTCCCACCATTCCCATTTCATCCACTGATCATACCCAGTTACACAATGAGAGTAATGGTGGTAAAAGAGTACTGCAATTTGAATTCTCCCAAAATGTACAAG GAGAGGACCCAGCATTGATTTTGTACACTAGTGGTACTACAGGGAGACCAAAAGGAGTTGTGCACACACATACAACCGTCCTAGCACAG GTCCAAATGTTAACAAACGCATGGGAATACACATCCAATGATTATTTCCTGCACTGTCTACCTCTACACC ATGTGCATGGGCTTTTTAATGCTTTATTTGCACCTATCTATGCAGGTTCCAAG GTTGAATTCATGCCGAAATTCAGAGTGAGAGGAATTTGGCAGAGATGGCGTGAATCATATCCTATAGATGGGAGTAAATCTGATGATGCAATAACAGTATTCACTGGA GTTCCTACCATGTATACACGACTTATTCAAGGTTATGAAGCAATGGATACAGAATTACAAACAGCTTCTGCTTCAGCAGCAAGGCACTTGCGCCTTATG ATGTGTGGCTCCTCTGCACTTCCTCTTCCTGTCATGCAACAGTGGGAAACAATCACCGGGCACCGCCTTTTAGAGCGATATGGCATGACTGAG TTTGTAATGGCAATTTCTAATCCCCTAAGAGGTCAGCGCAAAGGAGGTACTGTGGGCAAGCCATTTGCGGTTGTGCAG GCCAAGCTCCTATCAGAGGATGTTAACAGTGATGACAAAACAGGGGTGGGCGAGCTCTGCATCAAAAGCCCTTCATTGTTTAAAGGATACTGGAAACTTCCTGAG GTTACCAAAGAGTCATTTACCGATGATGGGTTTTTCAAGACTGGAGATGCTGCTAGAATCGATGAAGATGGATACTATATCATTTTGGGCC GTACCAATGCTGATATAATGAAGGTTGGTGGATACAAGTTATCTGCACTGGAAATAGAAGCCGTTCTCTTGGAG CATCCGGTAATATCTGAGTGCTGTGTGTTGGGTTTACCCGACAAAGACTATGGGGAAGTTGTGTGCGCAATTGTTGTGCTGGACGCAGATCTCAAGCAAAAACGTGAAGCAGAATCAAAGCCCGCTCTCACCTTGCAAGAACTTTGTGATTGGGCTAAGGAGAAACTTGCCCCTTACAAG ATCCCTTCACGCTTTTATGTTTGGGATTCACTACCTCGCAATGCCATGGGAAAG GTGAACAAGAAGGAACTGAAGAGAAATTTTAGTGATGGAGATAATTGA
- the LOC115995544 gene encoding probable inactive nicotinamidase At3g16190 isoform X2: MASGDTEKWRSTALLVIDMQNDFILPSSPIHLRGGQAIVPNVIKAVEVARKRGIPVIWVVREHDPSGRDAELLRRHMYSPGKPKPASKGSVGAELVDGLVIKEGDYKLVKTRFSAFFNTNLHSYLQSNGITSLVITGVQTPNCIRQTVFDAVAWNYHPVTIIVDATAAATPEIHTY; the protein is encoded by the exons ATGGCCTCCGGTGACACCGAGAAATGGAGGAGCACTGCTCTTCTGGTTATAGATATGCAG AATGATTTCATATTACCAAGTAGCCCTATTCACCTTAGGGGTGGCCAAGCTATCGTCCCCAACGTTATTAAGGCCGTTGAGGTTGCAAGAAAGCGTGGCATCCCCGTTATTTGG GTCGTCCGTGAGCATGATCCATCAGGAAGAGATGCTGAGCTGCTTCGAAGGCATATGTATTCCCCTGGGAAGCCAAAACCGGCTTCTAAGGGGAGTGTGGGTGCTGAACTAGTTGATGGGCTTGTTATCAAGGAAGGGGATTACAAATTGGTGAAGACACGTTTCAGTGCCTTCTTTAACACAAACCTGCATTCATATCTTCAAAGCAATGGGATTACCAGCTTAGTCATCACCG GTGTCCAAACGCCAAATTGCATTAGGCAGACAGTTTTTGATGCAGTTGCATGGAACTATCATCCCGTGACTATTATTGTTGATGCAACGGCTGCTGCAACACCAGAAATCCACACTT ATTAG
- the LOC115995544 gene encoding probable inactive nicotinamidase At3g16190 isoform X1, producing the protein MASGDTEKWRSTALLVIDMQNDFILPSSPIHLRGGQAIVPNVIKAVEVARKRGIPVIWVVREHDPSGRDAELLRRHMYSPGKPKPASKGSVGAELVDGLVIKEGDYKLVKTRFSAFFNTNLHSYLQSNGITSLVITGVQTPNCIRQTVFDAVAWNYHPVTIIVDATAAATPEIHTSNIFDMKNIGVMTPTLEQWCESGH; encoded by the exons ATGGCCTCCGGTGACACCGAGAAATGGAGGAGCACTGCTCTTCTGGTTATAGATATGCAG AATGATTTCATATTACCAAGTAGCCCTATTCACCTTAGGGGTGGCCAAGCTATCGTCCCCAACGTTATTAAGGCCGTTGAGGTTGCAAGAAAGCGTGGCATCCCCGTTATTTGG GTCGTCCGTGAGCATGATCCATCAGGAAGAGATGCTGAGCTGCTTCGAAGGCATATGTATTCCCCTGGGAAGCCAAAACCGGCTTCTAAGGGGAGTGTGGGTGCTGAACTAGTTGATGGGCTTGTTATCAAGGAAGGGGATTACAAATTGGTGAAGACACGTTTCAGTGCCTTCTTTAACACAAACCTGCATTCATATCTTCAAAGCAATGGGATTACCAGCTTAGTCATCACCG GTGTCCAAACGCCAAATTGCATTAGGCAGACAGTTTTTGATGCAGTTGCATGGAACTATCATCCCGTGACTATTATTGTTGATGCAACGGCTGCTGCAACACCAGAAATCCACACTT CAAACATATTTGACATGAAAAATATTGGAGTGATGACGCCCACGCTTGAGCAATGGTGCGAATCCGGACACTAA
- the LOC115997278 gene encoding transcription factor bHLH133-like isoform X2 yields MMGGNPTDWWSMMMMMDGTTAMHSQSSSSSSSSSQNLYGSSSNSLPDNHNSTQDFPRSWSQLLLGGLGGESEKFGMMTSPSPLQHKKMENWEDLQTLQNNNNNPSSSSSSLLRPPFAADNIKQEFPLQINLGRHHQHHHMAAASSLSTHSNNVFNIPSSGTKVGDLDSCKNQHHYYSSECNSTSSGGPSKKPRVHHSSSQPSLKVRKEKLGDRITALHQIVSPFGKTDTASVLSEAIGYIRFLHSQIQALSTPYMGNNPSAGSMARHSHQQSNPWLNGGGNKDLRSKGLCLVPVSCIQHVGSDDGGAAGYWAPAHGGGGF; encoded by the exons ATGATGGGTGGAAACCCTACTGACTGGTGGagcatgatgatgatgatggatgGAACAACCGCCATGCATTCAcaatcttcctcttcttcttcctcctcttcccaGAACTTATATGGATCTTCTTCCAATTCTTTGCCAGATAATCATAATTCCACCCAAGATTTCCCTCGCTCCTGGAGCCAACTCCTCCT CGGTGGATTGGGTGGTGAAAGTGAAAAGTTTGGCATGATGACTAGTCCTAGTCCCCTTCAACACAAGAAGATGGAGAACTGGGAAGACTTGCAGACTCTAcagaacaacaacaataacccatcatcatcttcttcttccttattAAGGCCCCCTTTTGCAGCAGATAATATAAAGCAAGAGTTTCCCCTGCAGATTAACCTAGGACGACATCATCAACATCATCACATGGCGGCGGCTTCTAGTTTGAGTACTCACAGCAACAACGTTTTCAACATCCCCAGCAGTGGTACTAAGGTGGGAGACTTAGACTCCTGCAAGAATCAGCATCATTATTATTCATCTGAG TGTAATAGCACAAGTAGTGGTGGACCATCTAAGAAGCCTAGGGTTCATCACTCTTCTTCCCAGCCTTCTCTAAag GTAAGAAAAGAGAAGCTAGGTGATAGAATTACAGCTCTTCACCAAATTGTTTCCCCTTTTGGAAAG ACTGACACTGCCTCCGTCTTGTCAGAAGCCATTGGCTACATCAGATTCCTTCACTCTCAAATTCAG GCATTAAGCACCCCATACATGGGCAATAATCCATCTGCAGGAAGCATGGCTCGTCACAGTCACCAGCAATCA AATCCATGGCTAAATGGAGGTGGCAATAAGGATTTAAGGAGTAAAGGGTTATGCTTGGTGCCTGTTTCTTGCATTCAACATGTCGGAAGCGACGACGGTGGAGCCGCCGGGTACTGGGCTCCGGCTCACGGCGGTGGAGGTTTTtga
- the LOC115996276 gene encoding 30S ribosomal protein S17, chloroplastic yields MPLASPLLQLPISQFKSLTLATPFLHGSSSLSHLSKPSSCISAPQPAFLPAIRAMKVMQGRVVCATNDKTVAVEVVRLTVHPKYKRRYRVKKKYQAHDPSNQFKVGDFVQLEKSRPISKTKTFVAIPAPPRNQRKPKEDSGSQELGLPMESQQTESD; encoded by the coding sequence ATGCCACTCGCCTCTCCTCTTCTTCAACTTCCAATCTCCCAATTCAAATCCCTCACCCTCGCTACCCCTTTCCTCCATGGCTCCTCCTCTCTGTCCCATCTCTCAAAGCCCTCTTCTTGCATCTCCGCTCCCCAACCCGCTTTCCTCCCCGCAATTCGGGCTATGAAGGTCATGCAGGGCCGCGTGGTCTGCGCCACCAACGACAAGACTGTCGCCGTGGAGGTTGTCCGCCTCACAGTGCACCCAAAGTACAAGCGCAGGTACAGGGTGAAGAAGAAGTACCAGGCTCACGACCCCTCCAACCAGTTCAAAGTTGGGGACTTTGTTCAGCTTGAAAAGAGCCGCCCCATTAGCAAGACCAAGACTTTCGTTGCCATCCCTGCCCCTCCCAGGAATCAGCGCAAGCCCAAGGAGGATTCCGGGTCCCAGGAGCTTGGGCTTCCCATGGAGTCCCAGCAGACTGAGAGTGATTAG
- the LOC115995545 gene encoding probable inactive nicotinamidase At3g16190 isoform X2 encodes MASGKWRNTALLVIDMQNDFILPGGPMHVGGAQAIVPNVIKAVEVARNRGIPIIWVVREHDPSGRDAELFRRHLYSPGKPKPTSKGSVGAELVDGLVIEEGDYKLVKTRFSAFFNTNLHSYLQSNGITSLVITANIFDMKNIGVITAMLEEWCESGH; translated from the exons ATGGCCTCCGGGAAATGGCGGAACACTGCTCTTCTGGTTATAGATATGCAG AATGATTTCATATTACCAGGTGGCCCTATGCACGTTGGGGGTGCCCAAGCTATCGTCCCCAACGTTATTAAGGCCGTTGAGGTTGCAAGAAACCGTGGCATCCCCATTATTTGG GTCGTCCGTGAGCATGATCCATCAGGAAGAGACGCTGAGTTGTTTCGGAGGCATTTGTATTCCCCTGGGAAGCCAAAACCGACTTCTAAGGGGAGTGTGGGTGCTGAACTAGTTGATGGGCTTGTTATCGAGGAAGGGGATTACAAATTAGTGAAGACGCGATTCAGTGCTTTCTTTAACACAAACCTGCATTCATATCTTCAAAGCAATGGGATTACCAGCTTAGTCATCACTG CCAACATATTTGACATGAAAAATATTGGAGTGATAACGGCCATGCTTGAGGAATGGTGCGAATCTGGACACTAA